The nucleotide sequence atctatctatctatctatctatctatctgtctgtctgtctgtctgtctatctatatatctttctgtctctgtcatctgtctgtctgtctgtctgtctgtctgtctatctatctatctatctatctatatctgtctgtctatctatctatctatctatctatctatctatctatctatctatctgtctgtctgtctgtctgtctgtctgtctgtctatctagctatctgtctttgtctatctatctatctatctatctgtctgtctgtctctctgtctgtctatctatctacctgtctgtctatctgtctctgtctatctatctatctatctatctatctatctatctatctatctatctatctatctatctatctatctatctatctatctatctgtctgtctgtctgtctgtctgtctgtctgtctgtctgtctgtctatctatctatctatctgtctgtctgtctgtctgtctgtctgtctatctatctatctgtctgtctgtctgtctgtctctgtctaatctatctgtctgtctgtctgtctatctatctatctatctatctatctatctatctatctatctatctatcaatctatctgtctatctatctatctatctatctatctatctatctatctatctatctatctatctatctatctatctatctatctgtcttcctgtctgtctgtctctgtctatctatctatctatctatctatctgtctgtctctgtctatctatctgtctgtctgtctgtctgtctatctatctatctatctatctatctatctatctatctatctatctatctatctatctatctatctgtctatctatctatctatctatctatctttctgtctgtctctgtctatctatctgtctgtctgtctgtctgtctatctatctatctatctatctatctatctatctatctgtctgtctgtctgtctgtctgtctatctatctatctatctatctatctatctatctatctatctatctatctatctatctatctatctatctatctgtctatctatctttctgtctttctgtctgtctctgtctgtctgtctgtctgtctgtctgtctgtctgtctgtctgtctatctatctatctatctatctatctgtctatctatctttctgtctgtctctgtctatctatctatctatctatctatctatctatctatctatctatctatctatctatctatctgtctgtctgtctagctatctgtctatctatctatctgtctgtctgtctgtctctctgtctgtctatctatctatctatctatctatctatctatctatctatctatctatctgtctacctacctgtctgtctgtctctgtctatctatctatctgtctgtctgtctatctatctatctatctatctatctatctatctatctatctatctatctatctatctatatgtctgtctgtctgtctgtctatctatctatctgtctgtctgtctctgtctatctatctatctatctatctatctatctatctatctatctatctatctatctgtctatctatctatctgtctgtctgtctgtctgtctgtctctgtctatctatctatctgtctatctgtctgtctatctatctatctatctatctatctatctatctatctatctatctatctatctatctatctgtctgtctatctgtgtctaatctatctgtctatctatctatctatctatctatctatctatctatctatctatctatctatctatctatctatctatctatctatctatctgtctgtctatctatctatctgtctatctatctatctatctatctgtctgtctgtctgtctctatctatctatctatctgtctatctgtctgtctgtctatctgtctatctatctatctgtctatctgtctatctatctatctgtctgtctgtctgtctgtctgtctgtctgtctatctatctatctgtctatctgtctatctatctatcggtctatctgtctatctatctatctatctatctgtctgtctgtctgtctgtctgtctgtctgtctgtctgtctatctatctatctatctgtctatctgtctatctatctatctatctatctatctatctatctatctatctatctatctatctatctctaacAGCTGTGATGTGTTGTGCTCTACTTGCCGTATATGTGACAGGATCCTGAGCTTCTGTTTCCTGAGACACTGCGAAGTGGACGGCGACACTCAAACACAAGCTGATCCCCAACATTGTGACCTGCAGCCCAGAGAAAACAGACGCTCGCACTTTCACAAATCATCACTGAGCTCACGTGCATTTGCACCATTTCCACCTGAAACCCAATTACATTTCGTCCGCGTTGCAAAGATCACATTGTTTGGTTTGAATGAAACCGCTGTTGGCCCTGGCTCAGTTCTGCAGACACTTGGCAGAGTCCAACACTTTGCCACATAAACATCGATGTCCAAACTGTCCCCGCTAACCCAGTCCATAATAGTAATCAAACCATGGcacatttttaaaagcattacatTGTCCTTGTGCAAATGACCATATCCAGCATATCTGAGACCAAGAGAAGATCTCATTTCAAACACTGCGGGGACTGTTCATGACAAATTCACTCTTGTAATATTGAATTTAATGGGTTTTTCCCTCCTGAGGATGAACATCTCTGTTCTGGTAGCTTGTTCTGAACATCCCAGACTGTGTCAGAAAGAACCAgttcaaataaaacacattaatctACAGTACAAGCTTATTATGGCTATTTCAAAAGTAGTGCAAGCGAAGGCATGCACCAACTAGTACTTAGACACCATATTTATCTGACAAAGCCCTGCAGCAACCTCCAGTTTAAATTGTTGTTTTCTGTTCAACAAAACCTCCTATTCATGTAATCATGCTAGAAGCACAAGCAGAAGTCTATTGTCATTCAAAAGTATGAAATATTTATGCAATACAACCAAATAAATCATTCTTCATGTATATGTAAAACAAAGTACAGTTGTCCACATGAAGCACTCAAACTCGAGGTTTCTGAGTTAAACACAGTTATCAACcaagatgatgtataaatcattAACAGAGCATAGAATTTATAATGCAATGCCAAAACTGCATAAACAATGTACCTTATCAAGCATGACTGTCCCCCTCTTCCTTAAAgtcctgactgtgtgtgtgtgaagtgagtGGAGGATCTTACCCCTGTAGCTTGAAGTCTCTCACACGAGCTGCCTGCGATCATGCTCTTATAAGAGGAAGGTTTTTCTCTCAAGCCttttcaaattatgttttttcttttttctcactgCAACATTCTTGCTGTCATATAAAGGCAGTGAATGTGGCTCCACCTACTGCTTAACATTGAGACCCACAACACATTTACTGACAGAGATAGAGGTCTGTGAAGAGAGTCTTACCATTAATTAAGAATTAATTAAGGATCTTAAATGCCATGAACATTATtagcatttaatatataaattaactgTTGATTGAATTTAATTTTGTCTTATTTATATTAAGAATAATGATCTTTAATATTGTTATcaactgttgattttttttataattatattattaattcatattaaaaatTCTGATCTTAAACACTATGATCAtttgtattctttaaaaaaaatctataaattaattattaattattatattaattaaactgGATGTATGTATTGTATGTATATGGGGAAAACGCTATAAaaaagaattaaatatagaatttaatacataaaacaaaacaacttgATTTCATTTTGTTTCTTAAGACACCAATTTCATATTTTcggtaaaaactaaaattaataataataataaaaacaatctaTGAAGTAAAGACCAATGTCTTACCAgccaataataattatatttttatatatattatgataatttatcataaaatatgataatgtatcataaaataaatatacaatttaattatatatatatatatatatatatatatatatatatatatatatatatatatatatatatatatatataattttatttcttacCAGTTTTTCTAAGATTTTCTTAACTTTTTGTAAAAtctaaaatgaactgaaaaacaaaaagtctGATTATGAAGGGAAGAGTCTTTTTATTAGCAGTAATCAAGAACTAAGATCATTAATATGTATCATAAACTtatactaattaaaaaatatgtaatctaaaactgtgattaaaaaaattcttaacaGTATTTCTTTgaaagctattttttatttttttttctatttttaataaaatctaaaattaataaaatgtacaaaaaagggTCCTTCTATTATGGTGAGAGGAATGTCTTATCTATCAGAAATTAAAAAGACCTCCCTGGCACGAGTGACCTTGAACTCCTTGGACAAGCTTCTGATGGGAAGCTGCAGCTTGGTGGACTGGCCATTTCTAGTTTGTTGGATAGCGGTTGTGTCCTTCAGAGAGATGTCAAATATCTTCCCCAAGCTCTTGACTGGAATTTGTGACCCCTCCAGGGTGAAGCGGAATCAAATAAAACCAGGGACCTGGACTTGTCTGGGTTAAAGCCCATCCTTGCCCTTGCGTTGGAGACCCTGGAAAAGCCATCTATAACCCGAGTACGGCTAGGTCTTTGGTCTCCTTGGCCCCTGGATCAACTGGCTCACCACACCTGTGTGATCTAAGCTTCCCGGTGCTCCTGGGACTCCCCACTTCTGCACCGAGGTGTCTATGTACCCGTTCTTCAAGAGAAACTCCATTAGTCTTTGAGACACGATCTTAAAGAAGATTTTCCCTTCGACGCAGAGCAGCGAGATTGGTGCATGCATTCTCTTCTTTGGATATCCAGATCCCCTCAGCTGATCTCCAATGGGAAGCCACCTTCCCTCTCTGCCAAAACACTTTCAGGATGTTTGAGAGACGAACAAGTAGCCTTGGGCACTGTTTATAGACCCTATAAGGTACTTTGCTGGGACCGCCTCCATCTCTTTCAAGGAGGGCCCAGAGATGTTAAACTGGGTTTAATAAAATACatccataatttatatatatatatatatatatatatatatatatatatatatatatatatatatatatatatatatatatatatatatatatatatatatatatatatacgtctgTATTACATCTACACTAATAATACTTACATAAAGATGGGATATTTGTTTCAAATGTTGCCTCTGTGAACAGTTAACGTGCATTTATCAATACAATACtattataaaaatgattaatCTCATTTTGCGCTATTAtctattaacaaaataaataatttgacactgTTGAATCATATCAGCACTGCATGTGTAGAAAAAGTCTTAATATTAGAAGCATAAAAGGTTGTTGGCAATTTGTGACTACTCAGCATGTCTAGCGGACGTGACGTAAGCGCGTGGGCGGGGTTTCCGCTCCAACCGGAAGTCAGTCGAGCGAAAATCCATATGTTTATCTTCTGGAGCAATGGAAGAAATACAGTGATTCATTTACTCGGGTATGAAGATATTACGGAGTTTACTTGAATCCAGACTGATAGATTCCTACTTAAAAACCTTGccttactgttaaaagtaaccgCTGGAATGTGAAATATACttattttgttataaatacaAGAAAAGGAAGCCGAACAGTTAACCGTCGATCAGTTAGCATGACTGGAgactgtattaaaatataatgtgtttCGATGTGGAGGTGATACTGATCGTCCTGTGTTTGTTTACAGTGTCAGGAGGCTACATGCTAAAGCTGATCTGTCAGAAGAGTGTCCTCTAAACCTGATCGTGTGTCTCAGTTCacctccagagagagagagatgtctcAGACTGAGAAGAGAGCTGGTCTGCTGAGGAGGACATCCTCCTCCAAGAAGCCCCTGAAGGAGAAGGTGGTGCTCATGTACGAGGACATATTCGCAGTGAGTCATCTTCATCAACATCTTCATCATCCTGTCCCAAAGCACAGGAAAAACTGTGACATAGTTTTACTctttaaataactgctttctgttttaatatatgttaaaatgtcttttatatctgtgatgcacagctgtattttcagcatcaatactccagtcttcagcgtcacatgatcttcagaaatcattataatgtgATGATAAtatgctcaagacacatttctgattattatcaaacattaaaacttgttttttcaggattctttaatcaATAGAGCAGCATTTATTACATCTTTTATAACATAATACAGAAGAGACTGCtttaaaaacacagtttaaaTAATCAGATCACAGGTATTTCTTTatagattacatgattacatattctTCAAACTATGGcatttaattattcataatttactgATCCTCCCTAACTCCTCTGTGTGATTGATAATTAATagttaatgtgatttatttgaatggaactgcttttaaatgtaatgtcaGTGCAGATAAAGACTGTCTTTGCTGTTTCCCGTCAGAAGGAGGAGCCCACGAAGAGCAATCCTCGCTTCTGGGACGAGCTGTTCCTGATGAAGgtcagtgtcacacacacacacacacacacacacacacacacacacacgctgcagCTGATGTCTGGACTGTGATGCTGATCCGTGTGCTCTGAGCAGGTCAATCTGGAGTATCTGGAGGGCAAGCTGGAGTCTCTGGACGGGGACGAGGTGCTCAGAGTCAAAGACAACATCaacagtttgttccagcactgtGTCCAAGCTCTGGCTGAAGAGCACCAGATCAAAGTGGTCAACGCTCTTCAGGTGACGTCAGGATGATCCAGACACGCTCCCAATCATCATCACCACGATCACTGCAGCGCACAAGATTCAATAGAAAGAAACAAtcttttatttacttacttttcaggtcaaaaacaaacatttgtcttATTTTCATCACTGCAATTTGAAAAATGGTTAAGTATTTCTACATTATGGTGGAACTACTAATAcgtacatttacatttgttaatCATTGTGTGCGTGTAAAAGTCAAAAAGGTTTCTAAAATCTCTACCCTTTTATTTTACAATGAGGTATAATTTACTTAGTGTCATAAAACTGCAAAATATCACAATAGTGTAAAAGTAGattaatgataaaaacattggaGGCCTTTTTTTCCCACTTTTATTTTTCAAGGACACATTAGTGAACCAAAGGTATtcataatgtcacaaaagatcgctgtttcaaataaatgtggatCTGTTGAtgagagaatcctgaaaaaaaaacacgttttagTGTTTGATAgacagaaatatttcttgagcagcaaaccgTCACGATTCACAAATCCCGATAATCCTAAttcagactgatttctgaagatcgtgtgacgCTGAGGACtcgaggaatgatgctggaaacaCAGATCTGATCAGAGAAACACATTAAAGTGTTAAATAGAATTAACTAGTATGtgtaatatctcacaatattactgtttttactgcatttatgatcaaataaatgcagcctttgaggTCAGAAGAGACAAAGACATCTTACAGAGTCCAAACGTTTGCTCAGTACTGGAAGTTACatcctctatatatatatatgtgtgtgtgtgtgtgtgtaactgaagTAGTGAGGTCAGTTCGGTGTTTGCAGACACACCCTTCATTCAGCTTCTGGTTGGCATTCAGAAACTGAGCTGAAGCAGTGACTGAACATGACAAGCTCCTCCCGTCTGTTTCTGCAGACTCTCTGTGCGCTGTTCAGAGGAGTTCACCAGAAGAACAGGTCTGCCACGGGCTTCGACATCATCAACATGCTGATGGGCTTCGACAAGGCGGAGCTGCGCATGAAGGTCTGTCTGTCAGGTGTCcctcttccacacacacacacacggtcggGTGTTTGACTGAACGCAGGTCTGACTTGTGATGTTACGGTGCACACAGGAGCTGATGGAGAGTCTGGACGCTCTGCTGTGTGGAGACGGATCCCAGAGTCTGAAGAGCTTGTGTCTCAAACTGCTGCTGTGTCTGGTCACTGTAAGACATCTCACTTCCACCGGCTGCTTCGCTTGTCAAAGCCAGCCAAGATCAGTCAAGTCTTGGTGTCATTGCACCGAGAACAGATGTTAAAATACGAGCGATTTCAAAAGTGTAGCAACAGaacataaaggaatagttcacccataaataaaaacagctgaaAATGTACACATCCTCAGGTCGGGAGATGTggacgagtttgtttcttcatcaggtttgtagaaatgtagcattgcatcagtgtctcatcaatggaagtggatgggtgccgtcagaatgagagtccaaacagctgataaaaacatcacaataatccacaacactccagtccatcagtaaacatctggagaagacaaacgctgcgtgtttgtaacaaataaatacatcattAAAACTCGTTTTTAGCTTTAAACGAtcacttctggctaaaatatgactcttctgtccataatattgctttctccagtgaaaaaagtgttctggtctgaatcaggagagaaatctgcaccgatcaagcagcgtttacaaGCAAACAGAACAGCTCTAAAGaagtttttaacagtttaatgtGAGAAACAGCAGGAGATGGACTtaatattatggattatagactcatatTTAATCTAGAAGCCATGGTTTGAATGTATTAAGAGAttcgtttcttacaaacacgcagcttttctcTTCTCCAGACATTAACTGAAAAActtgagtgctgtggattattgtgatgtttttatcagactctcattctgacggcacccattcactgcagagcatcatttgatgagacactgatgcaatgctacatttctccaaacctgatgaagaaacaagctcatccTAATGGACTAGGGCTgcaaaacgattaatcgtgatgaATCACTGTAAAGTAATAATTTGCTTACACACTTTATATATGTTGGTGTGGTGTGTGTATTTATCATGTATTGCGTAAATACACACATGTTGTGTATTTGTTCCTTGCAGGTGACGGATAATATCAGTCAGAACACCATCCTGGAGTATGTGATGATCAACAGTATATTTGAGGCCATTCTACAGGTAAAACTGGGATCGGCTGTACTATGTGTCTTCAGTGTTACCTGCGCATTATCATTTCATCCGGCTCTTGTTGTCCAGATTCTGTCTGACGTTTCCAGTCGAGCGCAGCACGGATATGATGCTGTGGTACTTTTAGCTCTGCTGGTCAACTACAGGAAGTACGAGGTACATGCACAGGGATGCTGGCGCTGATCTAATGTATTGTTCTAGACATGATTTCTGTGAGATTCACTGTTTCCTCCTTTAACTGTAGTCCGTGAATCCTTATATTGTGAAACTGTCAATAGTGGACGACGAGCCGACCCTGGATGTGAGTAGTTGGAGGAAATCTAGATATGTTTGAGTCCTTGTCATGCGGTGGTCTAATAACATGGATGTTTTCACAGGGCATGGGAAGGGTCATCCACCACGCTCTCGCAGAGTACAACAGGTAACATGCAGTCTCTGTTGATTGTTTGCAAGAAACCTGTGTGAAAGATTTAATGAGATCCATCTGGTCTCCACAGACAGTataaagagaaagaagaagagaaCCAGGGAGGCTTTTTCTCCACCCTCACCAGCATGGTATAAAACACTTTTATCTTTTATTcgtgattttttttctatttaaatttttctggattccattttttgtttcactttaatggttaaataaaattttgtttatcaaaaagcacgttaaattaatagaaaacccaaaatgtacaatattaaatgGCAATTTAAATAGTTTCACAAAAACGAACATTTTTAAGGCCCTATATTCTTTTCtaaattttctatttatttatttattttctttttaccaaatttagtttttcatcaaTTTTCTTGATTCCATTTAATGGTTTcattaactattaataatcaaaaatgaattttataaagaacattttatatatatatatatatatatatatatatatatatatatatatatatatatattttttttttaaatgtttttcttttttttttaatcagatttggatttaaaaattaaaaaaaaaaacaatctggtaaataattatgataattattcaatttcaaaataatgtattaataataataatattattagatTACATTACATTGAGTAATGTACTTCtgtcacagtttcttcaagttaaaccaaacttttattttgacgggttgctgtgAAGATCGTTTCTGTTTATATACGATATGACGATAGTTTTACCcaaatgaaacagtaaaatgCTCGTGAAGTGCCACCCTTTGCATTTCTATAAGTTATATTGATGTTTTCATGTACTCGTATATTAAAAACATGAACATCACACTTATCATCACACATACAGTACGTAAACAATATCGCATCCATGCCATTCATTATTACAGAGACACACGCCGAACATGCATCTTGTTTATCTATGTTTATATAGTATTTTTGTGGCTTAATATGAACAAACACTAGTGCATATCATGTTTTGATCGAAGTTTACTGACCTACTTTTCATGTATTCATCCAATATAGGTGCAAAATTCTGCGTTATACAGAAAATTTCATTTTTATGACTAGATTTCACGATTCTGTTCGCATATTCCGCATCACAGGGCCCTACGTGTCTTTCCAAGCGgtttcacttttttgtttttctgtggaacacaaaagaagaaatagagctgaatgttcacgctgctcttttccatacaatggaagtgatTTTGCAGCTACATATTTATCATAATCATGCTTTGGTCTACAGGTGGGCAGTATGTTTATTGCTGACGCAGATGAGAAGCTGTCAGTACAGTAAGTACAATTTTAATAAAGCATTTAATTGGAGATTGGACTTTTTTTCATATACAGCTAACccacaaaagtttggggttggtacgtTTAAGGTGGTGATCTATTTAAGGTTTAAaaggctcaccaaggctgcatttatttgatcaaattctGTAAAATCAgtcatattgttaaatattactgcaatttaaaagaaatgtgttttattgtaatatatgttaaaatgtaatttcaataCTCCGcatcaatattccattcttcagagtcacatgattccGGGAtggagttcaaaagaacaacatttacttgaaacagaaatccttttaacataCTAAAAGTTATCACTtcactttttatcagtttaatgcaaacctttctgaataaaagtgctAATTTCTATCGAAAAAGCAAACCTTTGGagagaaattgtattaataaatcaaatgCTCCACATGTCTGATGACTTTATTGTGCTTTAGGACTAATGAAGCCATCCTGCTCGCCCTCTATGAGGCTGTACATCTCAACAGGAACTTCATCACAGTTCTTGCACAGGTCAGCACTGCACTATGACTTATATTTATCTTTAAGCACTGACACATTCATATATTATTAGGCCTGTCCCATCTATGCTTATATTGATGGTTATGGTTTATCTTTGCATCTGTAACTGTCGATCACAGAGCCATCCGGAGATTGACATTGCAACAACCCCAGCTGTGCCCGTCCCAGCCTCTCCTTTGACCCCGCTGGGCACCACACCACCCTCTCTGGACAGTGAGTAACTAGTGTTAAAACCTCATTCACTCACCCTTATGTCctgctttcttctgcagaacactaAAGTAGAAATACATGCACCGTATGAGAATCTTAATACTTTCAGTGGCTGGTTAAATGGTCAGCGCAGTACC is from Carassius gibelio isolate Cgi1373 ecotype wild population from Czech Republic chromosome B22, carGib1.2-hapl.c, whole genome shotgun sequence and encodes:
- the LOC127987516 gene encoding armadillo-like helical domain-containing protein 3 isoform X2 yields the protein MSQTEKRAGLLRRTSSSKKPLKEKVVLMYEDIFAEEPTKSNPRFWDELFLMKVNLEYLEGKLESLDGDEVLRVKDNINSLFQHCVQALAEEHQIKVVNALQTLCALFRGVHQKNRSATGFDIINMLMGFDKAELRMKELMESLDALLCGDGSQSLKSLCLKLLLCLVTVTDNISQNTILEYVMINSIFEAILQILSDVSSRAQHGYDAVVLLALLVNYRKYESVNPYIVKLSIVDDEPTLDGMGRVIHHALAEYNRQYKEKEEENQGGFFSTLTSMVGSMFIADADEKLSVQTNEAILLALYEAVHLNRNFITVLAQSHPEIDIATTPAVPVPASPLTPLGTTPPSLDMMNNPELPLDPNLQTSNLLITFLKYSSIVMQDTKDEHRLNSARLCLIILTCIAEDQYADAFLHDDNMNFRVNLHRMPMRHRKKAADKSNPSRPLVCAVLDLMVEFIVTHMMKEFPMDLYVRCVQIIHKLICYQKKCRVRMHYTWRELWSALINLLKFLLSNETILLSKHNIFQLALQVVNLFNMFITYGDTFLPTPSSYDELYYEIIRMHQVFDNLYCMVLRVSTNAGQWKEPASKVTHALVNVRAIINHFNPKIESYAAVNHISQLSEDQVLEVVRTNYDTLTLKLQDGLDQFERYSEQPREAGFFKELVRSISLNVRKNVSLSTMSQDVLLKEFSSIS
- the LOC127987516 gene encoding armadillo-like helical domain-containing protein 3 isoform X1, translating into MSQTEKRAGLLRRTSSSKKPLKEKVVLMYEDIFAKEEPTKSNPRFWDELFLMKVNLEYLEGKLESLDGDEVLRVKDNINSLFQHCVQALAEEHQIKVVNALQTLCALFRGVHQKNRSATGFDIINMLMGFDKAELRMKELMESLDALLCGDGSQSLKSLCLKLLLCLVTVTDNISQNTILEYVMINSIFEAILQILSDVSSRAQHGYDAVVLLALLVNYRKYESVNPYIVKLSIVDDEPTLDGMGRVIHHALAEYNRQYKEKEEENQGGFFSTLTSMVGSMFIADADEKLSVQTNEAILLALYEAVHLNRNFITVLAQSHPEIDIATTPAVPVPASPLTPLGTTPPSLDMMNNPELPLDPNLQTSNLLITFLKYSSIVMQDTKDEHRLNSARLCLIILTCIAEDQYADAFLHDDNMNFRVNLHRMPMRHRKKAADKSNPSRPLVCAVLDLMVEFIVTHMMKEFPMDLYVRCVQIIHKLICYQKKCRVRMHYTWRELWSALINLLKFLLSNETILLSKHNIFQLALQVVNLFNMFITYGDTFLPTPSSYDELYYEIIRMHQVFDNLYCMVLRVSTNAGQWKEPASKVTHALVNVRAIINHFNPKIESYAAVNHISQLSEDQVLEVVRTNYDTLTLKLQDGLDQFERYSEQPREAGFFKELVRSISLNVRKNVSLSTMSQDVLLKEFSSIS